Proteins encoded by one window of Micromonospora coxensis:
- a CDS encoding methylated-DNA--[protein]-cysteine S-methyltransferase — translation MRWTVLDSPIGEFSVATDDEAVCGAHFGRVESAVDEPGDALARRTVTELRAYFAGELTEFGVPVAARRGSEFERAVWREMTRIPYGETLTYGEVARLVGDPGAARAVGVACNRNPVPVLVPCHRIVGAGGKLVGFGGGVERKVKLLELEAGVALRRAWS, via the coding sequence ATGCGCTGGACCGTGCTCGACTCGCCGATCGGGGAGTTCTCCGTGGCCACCGACGACGAGGCGGTGTGCGGCGCGCACTTCGGCCGGGTGGAGTCGGCGGTCGACGAGCCCGGTGACGCGCTGGCCCGGCGGACGGTTACGGAGCTGCGGGCGTACTTCGCCGGGGAGCTGACCGAATTCGGCGTGCCGGTGGCGGCCCGGCGCGGCTCCGAGTTCGAGCGCGCGGTGTGGCGGGAGATGACCCGCATCCCGTACGGGGAGACGCTCACCTACGGCGAGGTGGCCCGGCTGGTCGGCGACCCCGGTGCCGCACGGGCGGTCGGGGTGGCCTGCAACCGCAACCCGGTCCCGGTGCTCGTGCCCTGCCACCGGATCGTCGGCGCGGGTGGCAAGCTGGTCGGCTTCGGCGGTGGCGTGGAGCGCAAGGTGAAGCTGCTGGAGCTGGAGGCCGGCGTCGCCCTCCGGCGCGCCTGGTCCTGA